Part of the Falco cherrug isolate bFalChe1 chromosome 6, bFalChe1.pri, whole genome shotgun sequence genome is shown below.
AGAACCACCATTCAAAATCATTCAGCATCAGAAAAACTATAGACCTGTATAACACCTTACATAACTAAattgttaaaagcaaaatgtttttataatctAAATGTCTGTGTACAGACATATATGTTTATCAAGGATATAAATGTAAGACTGCCACTTCAGTTGAACTTTCAGATTCCTAATGCTACAAAGTACCATATAGTAGTATTAAAGCAATTTGATCATACTTTCCAGTGTGATTATATCTTCTTCTCTTACTGCACCAATTTGCAGAATAAGACTTTTGAGCTTGAgtataaaaactttttttagtTAGGAAAATTTGTTGTTTATTAACAAACAATGACTTTCAATAAGTGCTTTAAGTCTTACAAGACACTTGCAATGTAGACCTGCTCCTAtatgtagggggaaaaaaagtttaagaaaaataacaaggtGAAGGGAAACTTAGGCTGTTGGCAGCTGTTGACAACTCCAAATGTATGATACACTATGAATATGTAgttaaaaaaagctattttaatgTTAGTTAATTAGTTggagaaaaagccaaaacaaaacatagaaTGAACAGgagaaatattaatttgttcattttttttaaaaacaagaatgaTGCTgtctttggctttttgtttctttttaattgctcAGTGTTGAAGCACAATTAACAGGTTTTGTGGGACTGCTCATCTGAAAAACATGCGATTCATTGTAAGCCCATGGAAATTGAGAAGAAATGACTAAACTTGTTCACGTCTGATCCAATCCAAAAtttaagctaaaaaaaataatcactaaaCAATTTTGAGGGTTCCTAGACActtggggaggagggagaaaaagacaaTGAATGTCTCAGTGTATCAATATTCTCCACCTAATTTCTGACGTTGGCTTAAAATAGGCTCAATAAGCAAAATCTGGCAGCTGTACTAGTAAGAGTTACAAGCACTTCAAATTGGAAAGACTACTTGCAGAAGAAATACGTTTTACAAGCTGATTGTGTGTCAGACAAGATGTGAGAAATTAAAGATGAATGGAAACCATTTACCTCTGAAAACTCCATGAGCCTGCTGTGATTCTTAGATGCTTTGGATCTGGTGCCCTTTTTAGTCAAGTTGTTTGGTGGGGCTGCTTTCTGAATGGAAGATAAAGCTGTTCGGTAGAGAACATACTcccttgttgcagcctgctcTGATGCCTTGGTGCCAttctaatgaaaagaaaaacaagaataaaatttGAGAAGATACATGTTGACACAGACTTGTTAAATAGAATCCAACAACTTATTTTTGATCCTTCCTCCTGGCTAGGTTTCCAACAATAAAGTATCTTACCAAGTAGGATACTACTAATTTTACCTTAGCTTTCTCAGTCACTACTGTTACCAATGTGTAGAACAGACCCCTAGTTCAGACCATCAAATTCAACCATCTTCTATTACATAATGCAACATACTTTTATACTAAGACATCATAATTATTTAGGCAGAGCATGTAACCTAGTCACTGCAATGTTTTAAAGCATAAAgtaatatttctaatttttcacAGTGAACAAGGGTGCTTGAAGTTTTCCTTCCAAGTAGTAAACTCCTGCTACCAATTTTCTACATTTGCagttcagattaaaaaaaggcatataATGGCAGGGAGGAAATCAAACTTTATGGGGTGAAGTACTGTGGTGTCCAACTGTTTCACCCCAACAGGCTAGCACCATAAAACACTACACAAAATTCAAACTAATTGACTACCTTATTCTGTGGCAAGTCCTAAGCCTTGTTTCATTGCCTTTCCAtctttcaaagaagaaaaacaccccTAGCATTTTAAGAGTCCTGCCTTGGTAAGGTGCAACGCTAATGTGGTTGgatcttgtattttttttatttcacaggacAAGCAGGCATTAGGAATAGCTCACAGtacaaaaagctttttgtttttatgtagCCAGCATGTTGCACTTCAGAGACTGTTGCTAGAAAGCGTATGCAGAGAAGCTGAGTTGCAGAGTCAGCTGAAAGGTTTCTCTCCGCCCATCTCCCTTCTGGATCAGTGGAGATGCTGAAGTCAGCTAGCCTCTGCTGAGAGCCTCCACCGCTTGCCCAGTGGGCAGTGCTGGAACTGAccctctccttcctgccctcctcctAACACAGGACATGTGGGAGCTCCTAAGAACACCTGCATCTCTCCGAGTAACGTTCTTGGTCAATCTTCCTTGGGCTCCAAGGACAGTGAAGTGACTAGCAACACTTGAGACAGGGCATGCTAACAGGACAAGGTCAGGCACTCCAGTGACAATGTCTTCAACCTAAGAAGCAATTCTGTGATCTCTTAAGGTTGGGAGGAATCCTAAAATAGCAGAAAGGCACTGCTGGTTTAGGCTTCAAATAGCTAACAAGCACATAAACTTACAGAAAGGTTTTCCATGGCTCTATTATAAATTTCTAAACTCCATTTATCTTCTTGCAGAATCTTCCGCCATGTTGTACTGACTTTGGCAAAACTGCAATGACAAGAGAAACATATCAGTTACCTCTGAGGAATGgataaaaccttttctttaatAGTGGGAATAACTACGTAATCATTTCCGTTCAAGTAGAAGATGGGATATGGTCACAGTTTCAGTCTTTAATCAGCCTTCTAGGGAAAAGATACATTCTCCACGTATATCGTGGCTTACTTTGACAGTTCATGTTTTAATGTATATACATATTACTACAATACATAATACTACCCATTCTGTAAATTTCACAACCCTCACATCTAAAAGATTCTTAAGTCATCTGATtaggttgttttctttcccaaggaAACACATTGAGATCAATATACTTACTTTATTAAATCCATCTCTCCaagatgctttaaaatgtttgctaaTATATGCTTCAGGTTCTTTTTGAAGAGTTCAGCAAGAAAGTCTATTTTATCTAGTCCCATTTTCTTTCCGATTAAGTTACAAAGTTCAACGTTTCCCCTAAAAACAATTCTGTCTACTGCAGCCCAAGACTTGAGATTCCTTTTACCACTTTTTTTCAAAGTTGAGCAAATCATTTCTTCATAATGGATTACTGGCAACAAAGTCTTCTTTGAAAACTGTGCTTGGTTTTGGTTCTTCATGAGACAATGCTTTGGTGTGCCACAGAGATTCCCAGCCAGAGGTATGCTATCCTCATGTTCTATTGCATCAGCGTATTGATTACTTAACATAGAAGAATAACCACTGTCCTCATTAAATTTACTGTTTTCCAGTGCCTCCGTTTCATAGATGCCTTCATCAAGCCTCTGGattacttgtttgttttctttgttgtgtaCAGGTCTTCCTTCATCTTCAAGATCTAGATTTCTGGTGGCCACATGGTGTGAGTCACTGAGGAGTATCTGCTGGGGCTCTTCGTCCCAGCTTTGACAAAAGCCTTCCTCATAATTGGAGGGGCAGGATTCTTCCAATCttgttttttctgcagatttcaATGGTGCAAATCCAGTGCAAACAGACGTACAATCAAAaccacatttcattttaaaagagtGGTTAAGGTTTAATATTGCTATTTTGTATCCTGCAAGAAACAATAAGGGCAGTATTACAACCCAGTATAAACTACAtcacaaattctttttcttaccaAGATGATCATGCCTTCCTCCCATGTTACAAATTTTAAGCTTTTATCTAACTCACGCTCTGGTGTCTGAAACACAGACAACTAGCAGAACTAAGGATCTGAACAGCCACTTGCTAAATCCAGGAAAGATCTTCTCAAAATTAGAGCTTTATGCTGCATATAACTGGGAGGGTGAGAAAACTGACTGGGTGATTCACTTTGCCATTCAACCAGTATAGTCTGCTCTTAGACACACCTCGTACTGGAAACGCATGATACTCAGGACACTTGCAGTCCCTGCAAGGGACACCATGGCAGAGGGTCCGTGAGTGACAGCTGGCCCATGCAGGGGTATAGCCAGGCCAGAGCAGCCTGAAGTTTGCATCCAAGGCCAGAGGCAATGCTGCTGGTGCCACTTGGcacctggcttttttttttgcaagaggaGGTGGTTCCGGGGCACAGGAAGGGCCCGACTGCTCACATGCATGCGCCAACtacagtgggaagcagtgacCCTTGAACAGCAgtggaaatgaaataaaggtTACTTACAAGCATTATTTTAAGAGGGCGGGAGGTCGATAGACAGTATGGGGAAATTGAGCTTTTCTTGCcctgtttctttcccctccccccaaagCGTGGTGCTATCTATATTAGCAGTTGCAGGGGGATGGGCAAGGGCTGACGGGGAGAAGGAAGCCATCTCTGTCCTGCTAAATCtaaggggaaaataattttcagcgTGCCTTGCAATCTGTAGGAAAAATAAGCTCCACCATTTGAACAGGTATTTGAAGGGATTTAAACACTTCCAGCAGTTTTGGaaacaagtatttaaaaccCGCCTTTCGCGATCGTTTCAGAGGAAAAGTCCCTTCTTCGTATCTACCTTTGGTGGAAGAAAGGAGCAAATACGCTCATGGCTTTGTACAGTGTGAGCTGGGGAGAAGCAAGCCCTCGCtaagccccctcctccccttccccccaacCCGCGCGCCGCGAGCCAGCAGAGCTTTTGGGCTGAAACCCTGCAGAACCGGGACATGCGCCTGTCGTGCTTCGGGGCGCCAGGGCCGACCCCGACCCCCCGGCGGAGCGGGCTCAGCCGCGGGCCCCCGCAGCTCTGTCAGGCTGCTCCCGCCCAGCTCTAAAGATGGCTCGGGTCGGCGGCAGGTAGCCCGGCTCCCGGCTCCGCCGGGCCCCGCGAACCGCACCCTGCGTCCTCGGGGGTCTCCGCTTTCCCTGCGTTGGAGGATACCCCCTAAGATGGTGGCGGCGGGGCAGGCAGGAGCGCGCCGGGGTGATGCCCCCCAACGGCGGCGTGGCCCGGCGGGCGGGAGCCAGCGCGGCGCGGGacctccccgcccgcccctgccCGCCGGCGGGAGCTGCGCTGCGCTCGCCACCCcaccccggcccggccccaTGCGCAGCTCGGTGGCGGGACCGGAGCGCTCCGTAGCCGCCCATGCGCCGCCGTCCCGCCtcgtcccatcccatcccaccctgtcCCAACGGCGGGATAGCTAGGGGGTAAGGCTGGGgagggcggcgggccgggcagCCACTGCGGAGCCCCGTTCCCGGACCACCCGCCCCCCCTCGCAGCGCCGCCAGTCCCGCCACCAAGTACAccagcagcccccgccgccgggtCCGGCCATCCCCGCGGAGCTCTCCCCGCCGCCGGGTCCGGCCATCCCCGCGGAGCACGCCCACCGTCCCGCGCTCACCTGCAGGGCTGCGCCGCCGCGGCTAGCGAGTGCGCGGCCGCCCTCGCCGGgtacttttaaaaactttgaatTTGGTATCCAAAACCGCGCCGGCCAGTCGAACGCCGCTGGCAGAGGCGGCGCGACCAATGGGAGAGGGGCAGAAGGCGGGGGCCAATCCGAggcgccgggggcggggccggctcGGCTCACATTTTCCCTCCTAGGCCGGCAAGGAGCTAGGCGAGTGGCGGGGAGGTGGTGCGCGCGCCTCGCGGTGGGCGGAGCGCGGGAGCCGGGGCTCGTGGGGGGCCCTTTCCCGCCCCCGGCGAACGCGCCGCGGGGTGGCACGcgctgccccgctccccggcaCCTGCGGCCGCAGCCGGgaccgccccgccgcccgcacgCGCCCGGGGCCCGCAGAGCGGCTTCGCCGGGCGGTGGATCTCACAGCGCGGCTCCCCCCGGGGAAGAACGGCTTATTTTAAAGCGTAATCAGGGCTGTCGCTAgttggcagagctgggagtgGCGGCgctggggggcaggcaggccGCGCACCGGCGCCGGGGACCCGCCGCTGCTGGCGCTACAGCCTCCCgcggccctgcccggccgcccccctCGGCACggagcaggagaggggctcGAAGCTCTCACGCCGCGACGCCGGCCGCGGCAGGCTGAGGAGGCACGGCGCACGGCAGCCTGGccctccctgcctcccgccCGCCGATCGGCGCCCGGCCGCTTGCGGGGCCACACGGCAGCCAGCGCCCGCGAGGCAGCGGGGAGGCTGCCGGCCAGGCAGCCGGGCCACTCTGGGACGGCAGGGAAGGACCAAGGCGACAGTGACCCCGGCGCTCTCACACGTTTCCTACAGGAGCCCGGTGCCCTGACCTGGCTGATGGCCCTTATTGGTCTGGAGGAGTATGAAGCTGAAGTTGGAGAGAAGGCATTGCAGCCTCCATCCGTCCCTCGGCATCAGCTAGCCTGCCTTTAAACGACATCAAGAAGACTGTCACAAGTGCTCTGTACTCTTCCCTTTATAGACTGACCGGGCAGGAATAAGGACTTCAGTCCTTGTTTCTAATCCCATCAATATCCAATTATTTCACGCACAAAATGCTTCAACgttaatttttactttcttacGTGCCAGTTCAGAGCTGTGAATCTGCTAGTAAATCTAGATCTATGTCTCACGCTTACCAACAGGATATATGTATCTTGTTGCGCCTTATGCATACAGGCACACCTACATCTGAAGTTAATGTATGCaactttaattaaaagattttgAACTTAATCATAGTTACCATGCAGTCACGATCTTAGAAAACAAAGCTGGTTCAAATTGCAGTCTCAAATGTAATAAAAGAAGATAACGAACTGATAAAAATCAGTTAATTCTTATGTAGGATAgttaaataatacatttctaCAAGCTATGCGCAGCAAACCtactttgtttctattttaatttcttacactAGATATCTAAAAGCAAACCACCCCTATATTCATGGTAACATTTTTCCTTAGGTTCCAATTTTCTTATTTACTggtatttacatttcaaatacattctgtgtgtgtatacacacatgcatatgtaCAATGCATAATGGGATAATGTGGCATGggaacagcaggttttgtgttgCTTTATGCATTTGGGACTGTAAAATGTAGTCTAAAATAAAGGTTGAAAGTTGTCTTTACCCACAGATATAAACATGTGCACATGTGTCAGTagattaaaaaggcaaaagtcTTACTTTGCTTTCACAGATCAAATGTTTTAAGATGTTGTTAAATAAGTAGACAAGAACCACATATATAACACATAACATTCAGAAAGTCAATAAACTGGAGAgacaattaaaaacataaaggaGAAACCGAAGCCAAATGGAGACTGAAATATCAGCCAAACAATATTGTAACAATTCTTTGCACTTTTGACTCAGGAACAGAAACATCCGTTTCAGAAACAATTCATATAACTCGTCCCTTGActtccacagcttttttttttttttttttgaacaaggGATGTTCCTAAACAACTTTTTGTGTTTATTAATAAGGGCCAGAAGGCCATGCAAACATAAAGGAAGCCCTCCCACATGCCATGTATTAGTGATAAACAAATATGCAGATTAGCAATGGGGTCATTTATTTATCACTTGCTTCCAATCACTCAAACAAAATACGACTTTTTTGTTCTCTCAAGTATGCTATTTGACACTGTAGTGATGTTTAAACTactgtttaaatgaaaactgtgaCTAGAAATAGctcattttttaatacataccTTTCAATAGTGGTGTATCTTTATCTTCTCAGTGGAGGAAGTTAAAAATTGCAGTTACTTCTGACCCAGTCCAATTTACTATTTAAGTGGACTGCTACATCAAGCCCATCTCACTTGGCAAGTGAGAACACTGTTTATCAGTCACGAGGAAACAagctgtggtgtctttcatgaTCTGAAAAGCAGTTGCATTTTCTGGGTGTTGCTCCAAGAAGCTCCTTTGCAGACAAGTGTCTACATCTTCTGTAATGGgctgaaaaaaagcattgttcaggaaagatgctttttttcattttctgaaataatttccattaaagATTCATAATCATCATATTCACTCAAAGTTTGTATCATTTCATCTAGCATTTCTTCCCCTAGCATGAAACACTCAATATGATGCACTGATCTGCTAATCCTGTGGTCAGTAACCCGGTCCTGTGGAAAGTTGTATGTTCTGATCTTCTCTGATCTTCCTTTAGTCCCAATCTATCGAACAAAAAGAATCACTTTACCAACATTGTCTTTTTATAAAAAGGGTGACATATTGATTAAGCatgtaaagcaaaagcttcttCTGCCTCGCACAATTATGCAAAATTTGTTATAATTACATAGTACTCGGACCAGTTCAGTAGTTGCAGTTGTTGCAGTAATCATTCTCAAACATGTAAAAGCACAATTTTACTGTATCTTTTTCTAATACTATTCCAGTTCTTCACGTTGTAATCCAGATTGTTTCACTACATCTCTAGAATGTACACACTACTGAAATTTTGAGTCTGGCTAATATACGACCTTTATTGCTGAAgtagaatgtattttttttgcattgcgTAAGTTCTTCCTGGGCTCTTGTTCCTCTGTATGGCCATTTACTATTTTCAGTTCAGTACAGGAGTTGCCCCAAGCCCAtacataattatatatttaCTAAGTGAATCTTACTTGAATCTTTCGAACATTGTTTctctttttggtttcttcttcCAGTTTGGCGTTGTATAGTTTGGCACATAGCATTTGCATAGCCTTCTCTTTGTTTCTAATTTGAGATCTTTCTTGCTGACATTCAGACATTATCCCTGCCAAAAATATCATGACATTTAACACTTAACAGTAACACACACTAAGGGAGCTTTGCAGTTGCTAGATTTTTATTAAGTTACAATaagatgtttctttcttcaATACAAATTTTAGGCTGGGAACATGAAAATCCAGGCTTATTAATATCTACTGATATATTTGGGGAGAGAAGTGCAGTCTGAGTTGTACAAGTGTTTTAAGCCATAAGATAAGAAATTTAATTTGATACATTGGACAACAGGTGGATAATGAAGTAAAAGCTATGTCGTGTAATCTGACTTACAAAAGACGCTTTTAATGCTTGTAATTTTTGACCACAGTTTCAGGAAATTTAGGATGTAAGGAGCAGTATACTACATGAGATAGTGAGTATATAGAATATGATCGGAATATGCAAAAGTGGCCactattttcttaataaaaaggTGTGGTTTCTCCTCCCAGAACATGCAGCTCAAGTTAAGTGTGATGAGAAGTGAACAGCCTAAGAAAGGAGTAGGGAGAAGAAATATAGGAAGAGGACAGAACAAGCTATGCTGTtgtttggatttattttaagtaatgGTAAGAATACAGTATGCTTTTATAAGATTATGTAGTATTACTTTATAAAAgacttgtttaaaaacaagtttttgGATCACAATGAAGGTTTATAAAAAGACTTAGGATGAGAGAAATAGAAGTAGTAACAGGACAATTGTAAAGAAAGAGAGATCAGGAGGAATGAAGAAGGGAAAGGTGGAACAAGAAGTCAGGAGATAAGGTGAGATATAAACCCCCCCATTTACCATGTCTAGTGcataaccacaaaaaaaattgtaatacaTTTTGACATTTCTCTAACAAACATAACTGCCTTTAGCGAAAACTCAGATCATTTGCTGGTTTTAGT
Proteins encoded:
- the FBXO5 gene encoding F-box only protein 5, coding for MKCGFDCTSVCTGFAPLKSAEKTRLEESCPSNYEEGFCQSWDEEPQQILLSDSHHVATRNLDLEDEGRPVHNKENKQVIQRLDEGIYETEALENSKFNEDSGYSSMLSNQYADAIEHEDSIPLAGNLCGTPKHCLMKNQNQAQFSKKTLLPVIHYEEMICSTLKKSGKRNLKSWAAVDRIVFRGNVELCNLIGKKMGLDKIDFLAELFKKNLKHILANILKHLGEMDLINFAKVSTTWRKILQEDKWSLEIYNRAMENLSNGTKASEQAATREYVLYRTALSSIQKAAPPNNLTKKGTRSKASKNHSRLMEFSEAAKTLRNTESLKVCHRCGSPAKYDSYLQRAMCNRESCGFDFCTRCLCSYHSSSVCMSGKSVKPRSKLEPLPGTKKSKQNLQRL